A genomic stretch from bacterium includes:
- a CDS encoding dockerin type I domain-containing protein: MSIVKTRRRLTPLSCVFFLWLCLIFLVVPSIGEKAGDSGKGRELLGDIDGSGQVDTRDKSLMEKAIGANSSDPDWDSRCDLDGDGLITFKDLLILESNMGKSLPGVAIAAGYHACGCPELVFAPKLPFGALFSASDARCEVKLEFCVGQDGVVLSVRALLSDLGPAATKTLLFYASGWYFETAADSAKKGTSYSIITMKCQDLVGQDGSLLPR; this comes from the coding sequence ATGAGCATAGTGAAAACGAGGCGCCGTTTGACGCCTTTGAGCTGCGTGTTCTTTCTGTGGTTGTGTCTGATTTTTCTTGTCGTGCCATCGATTGGCGAAAAGGCAGGCGATTCAGGCAAAGGTCGGGAGCTTTTGGGGGATATCGACGGTTCGGGCCAAGTTGACACAAGAGATAAGTCCCTCATGGAGAAGGCAATTGGCGCAAACTCATCAGACCCGGACTGGGACTCGCGGTGCGACCTCGACGGGGACGGCCTCATCACCTTCAAGGACCTGCTCATCCTTGAGTCCAACATGGGCAAGTCGCTTCCGGGCGTTGCGATCGCCGCAGGCTATCACGCATGTGGGTGTCCTGAGCTCGTCTTCGCGCCGAAATTGCCGTTTGGCGCACTCTTCTCTGCGTCAGATGCGAGATGCGAGGTCAAGCTCGAGTTCTGCGTTGGTCAGGACGGAGTAGTTCTCTCGGTTCGAGCGCTGCTGTCGGACCTTGGGCCTGCTGCTACGAAGACGCTTCTGTTCTATGCTAGCGGGTGGTATTTTGAGACTGCGGCAGATTCCGCGAAGAAGGGCACATCATATTCTATAATAACGATGAAATGTCAGGACCTCGTTGGGCAAGACGGGAGCTTGCTGCCGAGGTAA
- a CDS encoding phosphoribosylaminoimidazolesuccinocarboxamide synthase, giving the protein MDAERILSSVQSVSELQHVRSGKVRELFRFTENILLIVATDRISAFDVVLPTDIPSKGKVLTNISKFWFRETKDVCPNHFVSTRPQDFIDLEDDALEVLAGRTMMVERMKPIPFECIVRGHLCGSAFREYEKSGSVGEVELPQGLKFGDKIAKPLFTPTTKAESGHDAPVGFEALEADIGKEDAELVRKMSQELYQFGQRAARQAGLILADTKFEFGYNRRGEVCVMDEMLTPDSSRFWLKSDYSKGNRSDPYDKEFVRQYLIESGWDRNPPAKELPEEIVSETARRYNIVHDAITRLKL; this is encoded by the coding sequence ATGGATGCAGAGCGAATCTTGAGCAGCGTGCAATCTGTTAGTGAACTTCAACACGTCAGGAGCGGCAAGGTCCGTGAGCTATTCCGTTTCACTGAGAATATCCTCCTGATCGTCGCCACAGACCGCATTTCGGCATTTGACGTCGTGCTGCCGACCGACATCCCATCAAAAGGGAAGGTCTTAACCAATATCTCGAAGTTCTGGTTTCGGGAGACCAAGGACGTCTGCCCAAACCATTTTGTCTCGACCAGGCCGCAGGATTTCATCGACCTCGAAGACGACGCGCTCGAGGTGCTCGCTGGTCGGACGATGATGGTCGAACGAATGAAGCCCATACCGTTTGAGTGCATAGTTCGGGGGCATCTTTGCGGTTCAGCGTTTAGGGAGTATGAGAAGAGCGGCAGTGTAGGTGAGGTTGAGCTTCCGCAAGGCCTCAAGTTTGGCGACAAGATCGCTAAACCTCTTTTCACGCCGACAACCAAGGCAGAATCGGGCCACGACGCGCCGGTTGGGTTCGAGGCGCTGGAGGCTGATATCGGCAAGGAAGATGCGGAGCTAGTGCGCAAAATGTCGCAGGAGCTCTATCAGTTCGGGCAGCGGGCGGCTCGTCAGGCAGGGCTCATTCTCGCCGACACGAAGTTTGAGTTCGGATACAACCGCCGAGGCGAGGTCTGCGTGATGGACGAGATGCTGACACCTGACTCCTCGCGGTTTTGGCTTAAGTCGGACTACTCTAAAGGTAACAGGAGCGATCCCTACGACAAGGAGTTCGTCCGCCAATACCTGATCGAAAGCGGTTGGGACAGAAACCCGCCGGCGAAAGAGCTCCCCGAAGAGATCGTCTCAGAGACGGCCCGCCGCTACAACATTGTTCATGATGCAATAACCCGACTGAAGCTCTGA